A genomic region of Salinibacter pepae contains the following coding sequences:
- a CDS encoding dipeptidase has protein sequence MDTALTYADSHADRFVSELEELLRIPSVSTDSAYDDEVERAAAWLADHFDGIGMEHTEIIETDGHPLVYAEHITDPAKPTVVVYGHYDVQPPDPLEEWSTDPFDPTRHDGALYARGACDDKGQMFMHAKAAEAYLSAEGDLPVNLKYIIEGEEETGSMAIETYVREQGERLDGDVVLVSDTAMFSPETPSITYGLRGLAYAEITLEGPNRDLHSGNYGGAVDNPANALSRLVAGLHDDDHRIAIPGFYEDVRDLTAAERETYAALPFDEAAWRDAIGIDDVRTEGDYTTLECLSARPTLDVNGIWGGYTGEGAKTVLPAKAHAKISMRLVPDQQLGDIYDKLEAHLAAEVPDTMTLSVRRLHGGEPVLVDPSAPPMQAAKDAMGEVRGTDPVFVRNGGTIPVVADFQNHLGLDSVLMGFGLDSDAIHSPDEHFGLDRFHQGIQALIRFHDHYAAMA, from the coding sequence ATGGACACTGCGCTCACCTACGCCGACAGCCACGCCGACCGGTTCGTCAGTGAGCTCGAGGAGCTTCTGCGCATCCCGTCGGTCAGCACCGACTCCGCCTACGACGACGAGGTGGAACGGGCCGCCGCGTGGCTCGCCGACCACTTCGACGGCATCGGGATGGAGCACACCGAGATCATCGAGACCGACGGCCATCCCCTCGTCTACGCCGAGCACATCACCGACCCGGCGAAGCCGACCGTCGTCGTGTACGGCCACTACGACGTGCAGCCGCCCGACCCGCTGGAGGAGTGGTCCACCGACCCGTTCGACCCAACCCGGCACGACGGCGCCCTGTACGCCCGCGGCGCGTGTGACGACAAGGGCCAGATGTTCATGCACGCCAAGGCCGCCGAGGCGTACCTGTCGGCCGAAGGCGACCTTCCGGTCAACCTCAAGTACATCATCGAGGGCGAAGAGGAAACCGGCTCGATGGCAATCGAGACGTACGTCCGCGAGCAGGGGGAGCGGCTCGACGGCGACGTCGTCCTCGTCTCGGACACGGCCATGTTCTCGCCGGAGACGCCGTCGATCACGTACGGCCTGCGCGGGCTGGCCTACGCCGAGATCACCCTGGAGGGCCCGAACCGCGACCTCCACTCCGGCAACTACGGCGGCGCCGTGGACAACCCGGCCAACGCGCTCAGTCGCCTCGTCGCCGGCCTGCACGACGACGACCATCGCATCGCCATCCCTGGGTTTTACGAGGACGTGCGCGACCTGACGGCGGCCGAGCGCGAGACCTACGCCGCCCTTCCGTTTGACGAGGCGGCCTGGCGGGATGCCATCGGCATCGACGACGTGCGGACCGAGGGCGACTACACGACGCTGGAATGCCTCTCGGCCCGCCCCACGCTCGACGTGAACGGCATCTGGGGCGGCTACACCGGCGAGGGCGCCAAGACGGTGCTTCCGGCGAAGGCCCACGCCAAGATTTCGATGCGCCTCGTGCCCGACCAGCAGCTGGGGGACATCTACGACAAGCTGGAGGCCCACCTGGCAGCGGAGGTGCCCGATACGATGACCCTCTCGGTGCGGCGGCTGCACGGGGGCGAGCCGGTGCTCGTCGACCCGTCCGCCCCGCCGATGCAGGCCGCCAAGGACGCCATGGGCGAGGTGCGCGGCACCGATCCGGTGTTCGTGCGCAACGGCGGCACGATCCCGGTGGTGGCGGACTTCCAAAACCACCTGGGCCTTGACAGTGTGCTCATGGGCTTTGGGCTCGACTCCGACGCCATCCACTCGCCCGACGAACACTTCGGCCTCGACCGCTTTCACCAGGGGATCCAGGCCCTTATCCGGTTTCACGACCACTACGCCGCGATGGCTTGA
- a CDS encoding SAM-dependent methyltransferase — protein sequence MSWYEEWFWSDAYTRVYDHRDDAEAEQLVDLIEHEIAPAPGAHILDIGCGRGRHARALARRGWQVTGLDLSEDAVAAARSRVADDDLDVRASFRVGDMRTPVCDGCADGVVNLFTSFGYFDADAENERALAAMATALRPGGWFLQDFLNAPQVAESLGASVYETEDGRTIHQDRWIEDGRVNKKITVRQNGHTETFQESVRLYTRSDLTAMYERVGLEVVALFGDYDGGSYVPDASPRLLLHAVRPT from the coding sequence ATGTCCTGGTACGAAGAATGGTTCTGGAGCGACGCGTACACCCGCGTCTACGATCACCGAGACGACGCGGAGGCTGAGCAGCTGGTCGACCTGATTGAGCACGAGATCGCCCCGGCCCCGGGGGCCCACATCCTGGACATCGGCTGCGGCCGGGGCCGACACGCCCGGGCCCTCGCCCGGCGCGGCTGGCAGGTCACCGGCCTCGACCTCTCGGAGGACGCCGTCGCCGCGGCGCGCTCGCGGGTGGCCGACGACGACCTGGACGTACGGGCGTCCTTCCGGGTGGGCGACATGCGCACCCCGGTGTGCGACGGGTGCGCGGACGGCGTCGTCAACCTGTTCACGTCCTTCGGCTACTTCGACGCGGACGCCGAGAACGAGCGTGCCCTCGCGGCCATGGCGACGGCCCTGCGGCCCGGCGGGTGGTTTCTTCAGGACTTCCTGAACGCCCCTCAGGTCGCCGAGTCGCTGGGAGCCTCCGTGTACGAGACCGAAGACGGACGCACCATCCACCAGGATCGCTGGATCGAGGACGGCCGGGTCAACAAGAAGATCACCGTCCGCCAGAACGGCCACACGGAGACCTTCCAGGAGAGCGTGCGCCTGTACACCCGGTCCGACCTGACGGCAATGTACGAACGGGTGGGCCTGGAGGTCGTGGCCCTGTTTGGGGACTACGACGGAGGAAGCTACGTGCCCGACGCGAGCCCGCGCCTTCTGCTCCACGCCGTGCGCCCGACGTGA
- a CDS encoding helix-turn-helix transcriptional regulator, translating into MEIPKDAVEYFEKLKQDMRHRGTEIEGDLREVASDDQIRRLSSAYQDGDDEKARNVLHDLLRAKVKMGTVEAKRRLKAVKQEVARREETLDALSQRRNAGSKIDYVVGRNVQVVRKLFGLSKTALAEKTGAITRQTLLKIEKGKGLRLGVVEAIARALGVPSEALLLEANKIGVLYELTQPTDPMQTVFREIIDAPNEAALYAHRAAEGDRLDQEALTVVGDVLELADSQYENSAARGGAAIGWLWGLPPGRRPELENPVTRDLLAAAVGGWWTHRLG; encoded by the coding sequence ATGGAAATACCTAAGGACGCCGTCGAGTACTTCGAGAAGCTCAAACAGGACATGCGACACCGCGGGACTGAAATCGAAGGCGACCTCCGCGAGGTTGCCAGTGACGATCAGATCCGGCGCCTGAGTAGTGCTTACCAGGACGGCGACGATGAGAAAGCGAGAAACGTGCTTCACGACCTCCTGCGAGCGAAGGTGAAAATGGGCACGGTGGAGGCCAAACGTCGCCTCAAGGCTGTAAAACAGGAGGTTGCGCGCCGCGAGGAGACCCTAGATGCCCTTAGCCAGCGGCGCAATGCGGGAAGCAAGATCGACTACGTCGTGGGACGGAACGTCCAGGTGGTCCGGAAGCTTTTCGGACTCTCGAAGACGGCCTTAGCTGAAAAGACAGGCGCGATCACGCGCCAGACCCTGCTAAAAATCGAGAAAGGAAAAGGCCTTCGACTAGGCGTTGTGGAGGCAATCGCAAGGGCGTTAGGTGTGCCCAGTGAAGCGTTGCTGCTTGAGGCCAACAAGATCGGGGTGCTCTACGAGCTGACCCAGCCGACGGACCCAATGCAAACGGTTTTCCGCGAAATCATAGACGCGCCGAACGAGGCCGCGCTGTACGCCCATCGGGCAGCGGAGGGAGATCGTCTCGACCAGGAGGCACTGACGGTGGTGGGAGACGTCCTCGAACTTGCAGACTCCCAGTATGAAAACTCTGCGGCCAGGGGTGGTGCTGCAATCGGGTGGTTATGGGGGCTTCCGCCGGGGCGGAGGCCGGAGCTCGAAAACCCCGTGACGCGAGACCTCTTGGCTGCGGCCGTGGGCGGATGGTGGACTCACCGTCTCGGATAG
- a CDS encoding 4-hydroxy-3-methylbut-2-enyl diphosphate reductase, whose amino-acid sequence MRQFDVPTFYKSPIISTVTDARQATDPRKKDLSPSVIDFGPVRFKIARHFGFCFGVEQAIEIAYEALEENPDKRIFLLSEMIHNPHVNEDLRDRGIQFLRTTQGEQLIPFDELTPDDVVIIPAFGTTLEVEQKLEEIGVDTEAYDTTCPFVEKVWRKSSQIGDDDHSIVVHGKRYHEETRATFSHAKEEGPVVVVRDMEEAEELAKVIRGEKDADFFYDYFEDKYSADFDPERDLQKLGVVNQTTMLAEETAAIADLMRDAMRERYGEAHVEERFADTSDTLCYATNENQNATQALIEDGADLGIVVGGYNSSNTSHLVELCEEHMPTYFIRDASEFDAPSEIHHFDVHAKEEVATDDWFPAEDTPVDVLLTSGASCPDALLDEVVRKIISWFPDARPVEEAIAPFKEELEDE is encoded by the coding sequence ATGCGCCAGTTCGACGTTCCCACATTCTACAAAAGCCCCATCATCTCGACGGTCACGGACGCGCGGCAGGCCACCGACCCGCGCAAGAAAGACCTGTCCCCGTCGGTGATCGACTTCGGGCCGGTGCGCTTTAAAATCGCGCGGCACTTTGGCTTCTGCTTCGGCGTGGAGCAGGCGATCGAGATCGCGTACGAGGCGCTGGAGGAGAACCCCGACAAACGGATCTTCCTTCTTTCGGAGATGATCCACAACCCGCACGTGAACGAGGACCTGCGGGACCGGGGGATCCAGTTCCTGCGCACCACGCAGGGGGAGCAGCTCATCCCGTTCGACGAGCTCACGCCCGACGACGTGGTCATCATTCCCGCCTTCGGCACCACGCTGGAGGTGGAGCAGAAACTCGAAGAGATTGGGGTGGACACGGAGGCCTACGACACCACCTGCCCGTTCGTCGAGAAGGTGTGGCGCAAGAGCTCCCAGATCGGGGACGACGACCACTCGATCGTGGTCCACGGCAAGCGGTACCACGAGGAGACGCGCGCCACGTTCTCCCACGCCAAGGAGGAAGGCCCCGTGGTCGTCGTGCGGGACATGGAGGAGGCCGAAGAACTGGCGAAGGTGATCCGGGGCGAGAAGGACGCCGACTTCTTCTACGACTACTTTGAGGACAAGTACTCGGCGGACTTTGACCCGGAGCGGGACCTGCAGAAGCTGGGCGTGGTCAACCAGACAACCATGCTGGCGGAGGAGACCGCCGCCATCGCCGACCTGATGCGCGACGCCATGCGGGAGCGCTACGGCGAGGCCCACGTCGAGGAGCGCTTCGCCGACACGAGCGACACGCTCTGCTACGCCACCAACGAAAACCAGAACGCCACGCAGGCGCTCATCGAGGACGGGGCCGACCTGGGCATCGTCGTCGGCGGCTACAACTCCTCGAACACGAGCCACCTCGTGGAGCTCTGCGAGGAGCACATGCCCACCTACTTTATCCGGGACGCGAGTGAGTTTGACGCCCCGTCGGAGATTCATCACTTCGACGTCCACGCGAAGGAGGAGGTCGCGACGGACGACTGGTTCCCCGCCGAGGACACGCCGGTCGACGTGCTGCTCACCTCCGGGGCCTCCTGCCCCGACGCCCTGCTCGACGAGGTCGTCCGCAAAATCATCAGCTGGTTCCCGGACGCCCGTCCCGTGGAGGAGGCCATCGCCCCCTTTAAGGAAGAACTGGAGGACGAGTAG
- a CDS encoding tyrosine-type recombinase/integrase: MANLRKINGNYYAYFYDPNRSPKRKSVPLRVRLKDTAKKKLKKLEEAQAEGQYDPWKRDPWIGEERVEPVVIQNAIRQFLRDKEKTVQPSTIDTYRQQLEAWAGELPATYHVLDLRPQDVKGYIYDPEIANATQRKRYRHLSVFLGWCEDEWYLEENPIKQIQKPRKEDRETPILDPGDIKDLLSAIDKHRGTTTDVAGRQPDVQWLKDTIVIAMYTGLRRGELASMIWADVDLESGVLSVRNREDFRTKTGDERSVPLRGRALDRLNKIKKRREGVEQDEAVIIDQRGEPIKPDRMTRRFKDFALKAGLDKRISFHTLRHSCVSLLSRKGVSTRIIQEIMGHSSITTTERYSHIRVDEVADAMEDAFEES; encoded by the coding sequence ATGGCCAATTTGAGAAAAATAAATGGCAACTACTACGCATACTTCTATGACCCAAACCGGTCTCCGAAACGAAAGAGCGTGCCGCTGCGGGTACGTCTGAAAGATACCGCTAAGAAGAAGCTGAAGAAGTTAGAGGAAGCTCAGGCTGAGGGTCAGTATGATCCGTGGAAGAGAGATCCATGGATTGGAGAAGAAAGAGTTGAACCCGTGGTTATTCAAAATGCCATTAGGCAGTTCTTGCGCGACAAAGAAAAAACAGTTCAGCCGTCCACGATTGACACGTATCGGCAGCAGCTTGAGGCATGGGCTGGGGAGCTGCCAGCTACGTACCACGTTCTCGACCTAAGGCCTCAGGACGTCAAAGGCTACATCTATGATCCGGAAATTGCCAACGCGACTCAGCGGAAGCGATACCGGCACCTGAGCGTCTTTCTCGGTTGGTGTGAAGACGAGTGGTATCTAGAGGAAAATCCAATAAAGCAAATTCAGAAACCGCGCAAAGAAGATCGGGAGACGCCGATCTTAGATCCTGGCGACATCAAGGATCTACTCAGCGCGATTGATAAGCATCGCGGAACCACAACTGATGTAGCTGGACGTCAGCCGGATGTTCAGTGGCTCAAAGATACGATTGTTATTGCCATGTACACGGGCCTGCGGAGGGGAGAGCTCGCAAGTATGATTTGGGCAGACGTGGATCTCGAATCTGGAGTCCTATCGGTTCGAAACCGGGAGGACTTTCGGACGAAAACTGGAGACGAGCGATCCGTGCCGCTTCGCGGGAGAGCCCTTGACCGGCTGAATAAGATTAAGAAGAGGAGAGAGGGGGTCGAACAGGACGAAGCCGTCATTATCGATCAGCGAGGCGAACCGATAAAGCCAGACCGGATGACAAGACGGTTCAAAGATTTTGCACTCAAAGCTGGCCTAGATAAGCGTATCAGTTTCCACACCCTCCGGCATTCATGTGTCTCTCTGCTATCGCGTAAGGGTGTTTCTACTCGCATCATTCAAGAAATCATGGGCCACTCCTCGATTACGACGACAGAGCGGTACAGTCATATCCGAGTAGATGAGGTAGCAGATGCCATGGAGGATGCCTTCGAGGAGAGCTGA
- a CDS encoding helix-turn-helix domain-containing protein, translating to MEPSSKTSSQKAEILERFHQSDNLTEEDARLIEDLVDWAIDEKQDTPDPLWTIEDVFTRLDVGKRTVEKIIDAGEITPIWVRGQRRFEPEAIEAYLRRNVGKK from the coding sequence ATGGAGCCATCTTCAAAAACCTCCTCCCAGAAGGCAGAGATTCTCGAACGCTTCCACCAATCGGATAATCTAACCGAAGAAGATGCTAGACTAATCGAGGATTTAGTAGATTGGGCCATCGATGAAAAACAGGACACTCCAGATCCCCTCTGGACGATTGAAGACGTATTCACTCGTCTAGACGTCGGTAAGCGAACCGTCGAGAAAATTATTGACGCTGGGGAGATTACCCCTATCTGGGTTCGTGGACAGCGCCGGTTTGAGCCAGAAGCAATTGAGGCTTACTTGCGCAGAAACGTTGGCAAGAAATAG
- a CDS encoding LacI family DNA-binding transcriptional regulator: MNDSRPEGKSSTIYDVAERAGVAISTVSRVLNDDEDVAESTRERVLEAVEKIGYTRNRAARSLAIQTSKTIAAALPTFTTPFHNELLKGVRDRLEDEDIDLMICDLEWESIRSSLESFLSRGAIEGLIFAGHISDANVINRLKSLSIPVVVIGTKVDGLESFHWDNRSGAHMAVDHLVSIGHDRIFMISSPTENIPSKRREEGFFSALDSKGIEYEKDSVFYGETLKHDGFSEESGYEAMSKILDYDSSVSAIFASSDVHALGAWQKINEEGISVPSDIAIIGYDNIKVSRYAGLSSISQNILQVGFESTNSLLEIMKRSKTETRSNKVEICLIKRKSTAGRD, from the coding sequence ATGAATGACTCACGTCCCGAGGGAAAAAGCTCAACAATATACGATGTCGCGGAACGTGCCGGAGTGGCAATCTCGACAGTTTCTCGCGTGTTAAATGATGACGAGGACGTTGCTGAGTCTACTCGGGAACGGGTTCTCGAGGCAGTAGAGAAGATTGGTTATACTCGGAACCGTGCAGCAAGATCGCTAGCAATACAGACATCAAAAACTATTGCTGCTGCACTACCGACATTCACGACTCCTTTTCACAATGAGCTTTTAAAGGGTGTACGGGACCGATTAGAGGACGAAGATATTGACCTAATGATATGTGACCTAGAGTGGGAATCTATAAGGTCGTCTCTCGAAAGCTTTCTTTCTAGGGGAGCTATAGAGGGTCTAATTTTTGCGGGACATATCAGCGACGCAAATGTTATCAATCGCCTTAAAAGCCTAAGTATACCAGTCGTAGTTATAGGCACAAAGGTAGATGGACTAGAATCCTTTCATTGGGATAACAGGTCAGGAGCTCACATGGCCGTTGATCATCTAGTTTCCATCGGACACGATAGGATATTTATGATTTCTTCTCCGACCGAAAATATACCATCAAAAAGGAGAGAAGAAGGGTTTTTCTCAGCACTGGATTCCAAAGGAATAGAATACGAAAAAGACTCAGTATTCTACGGTGAGACACTTAAACATGATGGTTTTAGCGAAGAATCAGGCTATGAGGCAATGAGCAAAATACTTGACTATGACAGTAGTGTATCCGCGATATTCGCTAGTAGTGACGTACATGCACTTGGCGCCTGGCAAAAAATAAATGAAGAGGGCATTAGTGTTCCATCAGACATTGCCATTATTGGTTATGACAATATAAAAGTCAGCAGGTACGCGGGACTAAGTAGTATATCCCAAAACATACTCCAAGTTGGATTTGAGTCCACAAATAGTCTACTCGAAATAATGAAAAGAAGTAAAACGGAAACTAGATCAAACAAAGTAGAAATATGTCTTATAAAAAGGAAATCGACGGCTGGTAGGGACTAA
- a CDS encoding LAGLIDADG family homing endonuclease: MRVAFTSTPSTLKTLFKDALSERTVLWKIEDIDFDDDRREEVINYIGERYGEDRVTEVITFDRYKLKSSVRNLGRVFGLKPTEQDAVADKIEQVEEEEGIDTVEEALDASPDLRNRREEDERFDRICKRADDLQGLARHPGRHPAAVIVTPGEMTDYVPTRTMKSGGEEHTVTHFDGDQLEDIGLLKIDVLGLAALNEIDTALEMAQDLGHDITEEDLDGRDDPAVYENIFAEGDTRGIFQFESGGMRQFLAEMEPTEFVHIAAMNALYRPGPMEQIPSFIDRMHGEEEVVYIDPSIHDAIKDDVADILDDTYGIMVFQEQVMQVCRRLAGFDLGEADIMRRCVPGDTEVVDAETGERKRIDSIEPGTSVLTMNDEYELAETTVAKRFENGTKPTFRVTTRSGRTIEMTKDHPLRTIGGWEHLSDLSEGDPIAVPSSLPASGTESPPDERMRVVASLIGDGQTLRGNGRATARFYSSDPDLLDSYCDAVSKLGGNTTSYDHPTTDVKTVTARGPTEGQNPIINLVRETGIDEKAADKRLPEEVFRYDAESLARFLAYLFDTDGGFEETRVSYSSASEGLIEDVAHALLRLGIVTMRFHREMSDHQDNFELIIGDQEDIVRFADVVGPHLCPRRKKALKPLKADALAKSRSHSMYNLPAEITHKVQEAKYASGRTWKEGGEIVGREGRNLSSGLNFTNPNQKLSRHRTEELGRAFNSDELVNIADGEVLWDPIVDITPVGEKKVYDLAVPPHRNFVASDIVIHNSIGKKKKKLLMEQRKKFVQGCIDQGYGRELGETIFQKIEEFADYAFNRAHSSSYAALAYKQAYLKFYCPAAFYAAAVQAEGNDEKRAALIRDLSERGVKVKRPSINESKAGFAATSDNVVRFGLSTIKNVGKQAQVFLEERERGGPFESFMECLCRCTPNARAVKSLIKAGAFDDFDLSRATMMENHDKVLTYARKRRDYRQGSRKSMPDAPSIHEVSEFPRKSRFRQEREVAVTYTSGAPTDEVEWLARHLSGHEHVHKGTKYRLELATILEVRDATTSTGNRMWWVTYRTADGEVPDSAAMWDSTYEAISEHLEPDTPVVLVLETDVAGDYAGSYTVENAVPARQIPARLGQVACVETDSPEAARRALERLSQLPEGEMRA; encoded by the coding sequence ATGAGAGTAGCTTTCACCAGTACACCGAGCACCCTGAAGACACTTTTCAAAGACGCACTTTCTGAGCGCACAGTCCTCTGGAAAATCGAGGACATCGACTTCGACGACGACCGCCGGGAGGAAGTGATCAATTACATCGGGGAGCGCTACGGAGAGGACCGGGTCACGGAGGTGATCACCTTCGACCGGTATAAGCTCAAGTCGTCCGTGAGGAATCTAGGCCGCGTCTTTGGCCTCAAGCCCACCGAGCAAGACGCGGTGGCTGATAAGATCGAGCAGGTCGAGGAGGAAGAAGGCATCGATACCGTGGAGGAGGCCCTAGACGCGAGCCCGGATCTGCGCAATCGCAGAGAGGAGGACGAACGCTTCGACCGCATCTGCAAGCGGGCCGACGACCTCCAGGGGCTTGCCCGCCACCCGGGCCGCCATCCGGCCGCCGTCATCGTGACGCCCGGGGAGATGACCGACTACGTCCCGACCCGCACGATGAAAAGCGGCGGGGAGGAGCACACCGTCACCCATTTCGATGGGGACCAGCTCGAGGACATTGGCCTGCTGAAGATTGACGTGCTCGGCCTGGCGGCCCTAAACGAGATCGACACGGCTCTAGAGATGGCCCAAGACTTGGGCCACGACATCACCGAGGAGGACCTGGATGGCCGGGACGATCCGGCGGTGTACGAGAACATCTTCGCGGAGGGGGATACTCGCGGCATCTTTCAGTTCGAGAGCGGCGGGATGCGCCAGTTTCTCGCGGAGATGGAGCCGACCGAATTCGTCCACATTGCGGCCATGAATGCCCTGTATAGGCCGGGCCCGATGGAGCAGATCCCGAGCTTCATCGACCGGATGCACGGAGAAGAAGAGGTCGTCTACATCGATCCCTCGATCCACGACGCGATCAAAGACGACGTGGCCGACATCCTGGACGACACCTACGGGATCATGGTCTTTCAGGAGCAGGTGATGCAGGTGTGCCGACGGCTGGCCGGGTTTGACCTCGGGGAGGCGGACATTATGCGGAGATGCGTGCCTGGGGATACGGAGGTTGTCGATGCTGAAACTGGGGAGCGGAAACGCATCGACTCGATCGAACCGGGCACGTCAGTTCTCACGATGAACGACGAATATGAGCTGGCAGAGACGACCGTCGCGAAGCGATTCGAGAACGGCACCAAGCCGACGTTTCGGGTCACCACGCGCAGCGGCCGTACCATCGAGATGACGAAAGACCACCCCCTTCGCACAATTGGGGGTTGGGAGCATCTGTCCGACTTGTCAGAGGGAGATCCCATTGCCGTTCCATCATCCCTACCGGCAAGCGGCACCGAAAGCCCGCCCGACGAGCGAATGCGCGTTGTTGCAAGTTTGATCGGAGACGGTCAGACGCTAAGAGGCAATGGAAGAGCTACGGCGCGGTTTTACAGCAGCGACCCTGACCTGCTTGACAGTTACTGCGATGCTGTGTCTAAACTGGGAGGGAATACGACTTCTTATGATCATCCCACCACTGACGTGAAGACCGTTACGGCTCGTGGTCCAACAGAGGGGCAAAACCCCATCATAAACCTCGTTCGGGAGACGGGAATTGACGAGAAAGCGGCGGACAAGCGCCTGCCCGAAGAGGTCTTCCGATACGACGCAGAGTCGCTCGCCCGATTTCTCGCGTATCTGTTCGACACAGACGGGGGGTTTGAAGAAACCCGCGTCTCGTACAGCTCGGCAAGCGAAGGCCTCATCGAGGATGTTGCTCACGCCCTCCTCCGCCTCGGTATCGTAACCATGCGGTTCCACCGCGAGATGTCAGACCATCAAGACAACTTTGAGCTCATAATCGGGGATCAGGAGGACATCGTACGGTTCGCGGATGTCGTTGGACCGCACCTCTGTCCCCGGAGGAAGAAGGCGCTTAAGCCCCTCAAGGCCGACGCTCTGGCCAAGTCTCGCAGCCACTCTATGTACAACCTTCCGGCCGAGATTACGCACAAAGTTCAGGAGGCAAAGTATGCGAGCGGACGGACGTGGAAGGAGGGCGGTGAGATTGTCGGAAGGGAAGGGCGCAATTTATCCTCCGGGCTCAACTTCACCAACCCAAACCAGAAGCTCAGTCGGCACCGGACGGAGGAATTGGGCCGTGCTTTCAATAGCGATGAGCTCGTCAACATCGCAGACGGAGAGGTGCTCTGGGACCCGATCGTCGACATTACGCCCGTCGGCGAGAAGAAGGTCTACGACTTAGCCGTGCCTCCACATCGTAATTTCGTAGCGTCGGATATCGTCATCCACAACTCGATCGGCAAGAAGAAAAAGAAGCTCCTGATGGAGCAGCGAAAGAAGTTCGTGCAGGGCTGCATCGATCAGGGCTACGGCCGGGAGCTGGGGGAAACCATCTTCCAAAAGATCGAGGAGTTTGCAGACTATGCGTTCAACCGCGCACATAGCTCGTCCTACGCCGCGCTGGCCTACAAGCAGGCCTACCTCAAATTCTACTGCCCGGCGGCCTTCTACGCCGCGGCGGTGCAGGCGGAGGGGAACGACGAGAAGCGAGCGGCGCTCATCCGGGACCTAAGCGAGCGGGGCGTCAAGGTGAAGCGCCCCTCGATCAACGAATCGAAAGCCGGCTTTGCGGCCACCAGCGACAACGTGGTTCGATTTGGCCTCTCCACCATCAAGAACGTCGGCAAGCAGGCGCAGGTGTTTCTTGAGGAGCGGGAGAGAGGCGGCCCGTTCGAGTCGTTCATGGAGTGCTTGTGTAGGTGCACGCCCAACGCCCGGGCGGTCAAAAGCCTGATCAAAGCGGGGGCCTTCGACGATTTCGACCTGTCGAGGGCGACGATGATGGAAAACCACGACAAGGTGCTTACCTACGCCCGGAAGCGCCGGGACTACAGGCAGGGCAGCCGGAAGTCGATGCCCGACGCCCCGAGCATCCATGAAGTGTCGGAGTTTCCCCGCAAGAGCCGCTTCCGGCAAGAGCGGGAGGTGGCGGTGACGTACACGTCCGGCGCCCCGACCGACGAGGTCGAGTGGCTCGCCCGGCACCTGAGCGGCCACGAGCACGTCCACAAGGGCACGAAGTACCGGCTGGAGCTGGCCACGATTTTGGAGGTGCGAGATGCCACCACGAGCACCGGGAACCGGATGTGGTGGGTGACCTACCGCACCGCCGATGGCGAGGTCCCCGACTCCGCCGCGATGTGGGACAGCACCTACGAGGCGATCAGCGAGCACCTGGAGCCGGACACGCCCGTGGTGCTTGTTCTTGAAACTGACGTGGCCGGGGACTACGCCGGGAGCTACACCGTCGAGAACGCGGTCCCTGCGCGGCAGATTCCGGCCCGCCTGGGGCAAGTCGCGTGCGTGGAGACCGATTCCCCGGAGGCGGCCCGAAGGGCTTTAGAGCGGCTCTCTCAGCTTCCGGAGGGGGAGATGCGGGCGTAG